In the Ursus arctos isolate Adak ecotype North America unplaced genomic scaffold, UrsArc2.0 scaffold_19, whole genome shotgun sequence genome, one interval contains:
- the LOC113249894 gene encoding zinc finger protein 418-like isoform X2: MVRTRGEALSSLHTVESGCPFPSGPAAGPPSPMAAAAPRDPAQCGVTFEDVAVYFSWKEWKFLDEAQRRLYHHVMLENFTLISSLGCCCGAEGEEAPFAQSTSVGASQAGTPTAAVSSRKTHPCEMCGPVLRDIFHLAEHRGKGNSQKLLRCGACGKRFYCSAKSQPQQEQHLGAKPCRNRVDRASVVKSWGFHGSGNPFNCGEVQKDFLSGSRHLHQEATHPREKTDTITQCRTTLQSRKSHHPWGECKKAFGPKHTDTQDQGVHFGRQSFVCSECGKTFRYKSLFAIHQRYHTGERHYEFGKYRKALWQRSARSQHARAQSGSRQYKCSKCGKSLGHKSVLIHPQRWHNGLKSYVCSGCAKSVSCSSVLITHRVQPGERFYKCRGCAKSFPSMSALCYHQRSHTFLRPYECSDCGKSFTTSSVLHAHQRVHTGERPYECSECGKSFVRRYSLKVHIKVHSGERPYKCNECEKSFKWKSTLIKHQKIHTGERPYECGECGKTFIYRTHLRYHHRIHSGERPYECSECGKSFVRRNILKVHIKVHSGEKPYKCNVCGKSLKCKSTLIKHQRIHTGERPYECSECGKTFATSSVLHSHQRVHTGERPYECSECGKSFTTRSVLRDHQRVHTGERPYECSECGKSFTANSALHYHHRVHSGERPYECSECGKSFVRRNSLSVHLKVHSGEKPYKCNECGKSLKCKSTFVEHQRIHTGDRPHECRDCGKSFTSRSALRSHQRVHTGERPYECSDCGKSFTTTSHLRSHKRVHNTERPYECSECGKSFSRRNSLNVHIKVHSGERPYKCNVCGKSLNYKSTFIQHQRIHTGEKPYLCSECGKSFSYSRALRYHRQSHLAVSPYDCSDCGKSFTCSSYLRDHQRVHTGERPYKCSECGKSFTSRSLLRSHQRVHTGKRPYECSECGKSFFQRNTLNVHIKVHSGEKPYKCNECGKLLKYKSTFVQHQRIHTGERPYACSECGKSFFSYGALSYHHRVHIGEKP, translated from the coding sequence GTTGCTGCTGtggagcagagggtgaggaggCACCCTTTGCACAGAGCACTTCTGTAGGCGCGTCACAGGCCGGGACGCCCACGGCAGCTGTGTCTTCCCGGAAGACCCACCCCTGTGAGATGTGTGGTCCAGTCTTGAGAGACATTTTCCACTTGGCTGAGCACCGGGGAAAAGGAAACAGCCAGAAACTGTTGAGGTGTGGGGCATGTGGGAAACGATTTTATTGCAGTGCAAAGTCTCAGCCGCAGCAGGAACAGCACCTGGGAGCAAAACCCTGCAGAAACCGTGTGGACAGGGCCTCTGTGGTGAAGAGTTGGGGATTCCATGGTTCAGGAAATCCCTTTAACTGTGGAGAAGTTCAGAAGGACTTCCTCTCTGGCTCGAGGCATCTGCACCAAGAGGCCACTCACCCTAGGGAGAAGACAGACACGATCACCCAGTGCAGGACAACTTTACAAAGCAGGAAAAGTCATCATCCTTGGGGAGAATGTAAGAAAGCCTTTGGTCCCAAACACACAGATACTCAGGACCAGGGTgtccactttggaagacagtcctttgtgtgcagtgaatgtgggaaaacaTTCAGGTACAAATCCTTATTTGCTATACACCAGAGATACCATACTGGAGAAAGACATTATGAGTTTGGCAAATACAGAAAAGCACTTTGGCAAAGGTCAGCCCGCAGTCAACATGCAAGGGCTCAGAGTGGATCCAGGCAGTACAAGTGCAGCAAATGTGGGAAATCCCTAGGCCACAAATCTGTCCTCATTCACCCCCAGAGATGGCACAATGGACTTAAGAGTTATGTTTGCAGTGGATGTGCAAAATCTGTTAGCTGTAGCTCAGTGTTGATTACCCATCGGGTTCAACCTGGGGAAAGGTTTTATAAGTGTCGTGGCTGTGCAAAATCTTTTCCCTCTATGTCTGCCCTCTGTTATCATCAGAGATCTCACACATTCTTAAGACCATATGAGTGCAGTGATTGCGGGAAATCTTTTACCACTAGTTCTGTCCTCCATGCTCACCAgagagttcacactggagaaaggccttatgagtgcagtgaatgtggCAAGTCCTTTGTCCGAAGGTATAGCCTCAAAGTACACATAAAGGTTCACTCAGGTGAAAGGCCTTATAAGTGTAATGAATGTGAGAAATCTTTTAAGTGGAAGTCAACATTGATTAAACACCAGAAAATTCATACAggagaaaggccttatgagtgCGGTGAATGTGGGAAAACTTTTATCTATAGGACTCACCTCCGTTATCATCACAGAATTCACAGTGGAGAAAGGCCTTACGAATGCAGTGAATGTGGCAAGTCCTTTGTCCGAAGAAACATCCTCAAAGTACACATAAAGGTTCACTCAGGTGAAAAGCCTTATAAGTGTAATGTATGTGGGAAATCTTTGAAGTGTAAGTCAACATTGATTAAACACCagagaattcacacaggagaaaggccttatgagtgcagtgaatgtgggaaaacaTTTGCCACTAGCTCTGTCCTTCATTCTCACCAgagagttcacactggagaaaggccttatgagtgcagtgaatgtgggaaatcttttacCACTAGGTCTGTCCTCCGTGATCATCAGAGAGTTCACACAGGAGAAAGGCCTTAcgagtgcagtgaatgtgggaaatcttttacCGCTAATTCGGCCCTCCATTATCACCACAGAGTTCACAGTGGAGAGAGACCTTATGAATGCAGTGAATGTGGCAAGTCCTTTGTCCGAAGAAATAGCCTGAGTGTGCACCTGAAGGTTCACTCAGGTGAAAAGCCTTATAAGTGTAATGAGTGTGGGAAATCATTGAAGTGTAAGTCAACATTCGTTGAACACCagagaattcacacaggagaCCGGCCTCATGAGTGCCGTGATTGTGGGAAATCTTTTACTTCTAGATCTGCCCTCCGTTCTCACCAgagagttcacactggagaaCGGCCTTATGAGTGCAGTGACTGTGGGAAATCTTTTACCACTACTTCTCACCTTCGTTCTCACAAAAGGGTTCACAATACTGAAAGGCCCTATGAATGCAGTGAATGTGGCAAGTCCTTTTCCCGAAGAAATAGTCTCAATGTACACATCAAGGTTCACTCAGGTGAAAGGCCTTACAAATGTAATGTATGTGGGAAATCTTTGAATTATAAGTCGACGTTCATtcaacatcagagaattcacacaggagaAAAGCCTTATctgtgcagtgaatgtgggaaatcttttagTTATAGCCGCGCCCTCCGGTATCATCGTCAGAGTCACCTTGCAGTAAGTCCTTATGACTGTAGTGATTGTGGGAAATCTTTTACTTGTAGTTCTTATCTCCGTGATCACCAgagagttcacactggagaaCGGCCCTAtaagtgcagtgaatgtgggaagtcTTTCACTTCTCGTTCCCTCCTCCGTTCTCATCAGAGAGTTCACACTGGAAAAAGGCCTTatgagtgcagtgaatgtggCAAGTCCTTCTTCCAAAGAAATACCCTGAATGTACACATAAAGGTTCACTCAGGTGAAAAGCcttataaatgtaatgaatgtgggaaattGTTGAAGTACAAATCGACATTCGTTCAACACCagagaattcacacaggagaaaggccttatgcttgcagtgaatgtgggaagtcTTTTTTCAGTTACGGTGCTCTCAGTTATCATCACAGAGTTCACATTGGGGAAAAACCTTAG
- the LOC113249894 gene encoding zinc finger protein 256-like isoform X1, translating to MVRTRGEALSSLHTVESGCPFPSGPAAGPPSPMAAAAPRDPAQCGVTFEDVAVYFSWKEWKFLDEAQRRLYHHVMLENFTLISSLGSSVGSGSVAFFFMAEYSCTCTCCCCGAEGEEAPFAQSTSVGASQAGTPTAAVSSRKTHPCEMCGPVLRDIFHLAEHRGKGNSQKLLRCGACGKRFYCSAKSQPQQEQHLGAKPCRNRVDRASVVKSWGFHGSGNPFNCGEVQKDFLSGSRHLHQEATHPREKTDTITQCRTTLQSRKSHHPWGECKKAFGPKHTDTQDQGVHFGRQSFVCSECGKTFRYKSLFAIHQRYHTGERHYEFGKYRKALWQRSARSQHARAQSGSRQYKCSKCGKSLGHKSVLIHPQRWHNGLKSYVCSGCAKSVSCSSVLITHRVQPGERFYKCRGCAKSFPSMSALCYHQRSHTFLRPYECSDCGKSFTTSSVLHAHQRVHTGERPYECSECGKSFVRRYSLKVHIKVHSGERPYKCNECEKSFKWKSTLIKHQKIHTGERPYECGECGKTFIYRTHLRYHHRIHSGERPYECSECGKSFVRRNILKVHIKVHSGEKPYKCNVCGKSLKCKSTLIKHQRIHTGERPYECSECGKTFATSSVLHSHQRVHTGERPYECSECGKSFTTRSVLRDHQRVHTGERPYECSECGKSFTANSALHYHHRVHSGERPYECSECGKSFVRRNSLSVHLKVHSGEKPYKCNECGKSLKCKSTFVEHQRIHTGDRPHECRDCGKSFTSRSALRSHQRVHTGERPYECSDCGKSFTTTSHLRSHKRVHNTERPYECSECGKSFSRRNSLNVHIKVHSGERPYKCNVCGKSLNYKSTFIQHQRIHTGEKPYLCSECGKSFSYSRALRYHRQSHLAVSPYDCSDCGKSFTCSSYLRDHQRVHTGERPYKCSECGKSFTSRSLLRSHQRVHTGKRPYECSECGKSFFQRNTLNVHIKVHSGEKPYKCNECGKLLKYKSTFVQHQRIHTGERPYACSECGKSFFSYGALSYHHRVHIGEKP from the exons gttcGTCTGTGGGAAGTGGCAGTgttgccttcttttttatggctgaatattcctgcacgtgtacat GTTGCTGCTGtggagcagagggtgaggaggCACCCTTTGCACAGAGCACTTCTGTAGGCGCGTCACAGGCCGGGACGCCCACGGCAGCTGTGTCTTCCCGGAAGACCCACCCCTGTGAGATGTGTGGTCCAGTCTTGAGAGACATTTTCCACTTGGCTGAGCACCGGGGAAAAGGAAACAGCCAGAAACTGTTGAGGTGTGGGGCATGTGGGAAACGATTTTATTGCAGTGCAAAGTCTCAGCCGCAGCAGGAACAGCACCTGGGAGCAAAACCCTGCAGAAACCGTGTGGACAGGGCCTCTGTGGTGAAGAGTTGGGGATTCCATGGTTCAGGAAATCCCTTTAACTGTGGAGAAGTTCAGAAGGACTTCCTCTCTGGCTCGAGGCATCTGCACCAAGAGGCCACTCACCCTAGGGAGAAGACAGACACGATCACCCAGTGCAGGACAACTTTACAAAGCAGGAAAAGTCATCATCCTTGGGGAGAATGTAAGAAAGCCTTTGGTCCCAAACACACAGATACTCAGGACCAGGGTgtccactttggaagacagtcctttgtgtgcagtgaatgtgggaaaacaTTCAGGTACAAATCCTTATTTGCTATACACCAGAGATACCATACTGGAGAAAGACATTATGAGTTTGGCAAATACAGAAAAGCACTTTGGCAAAGGTCAGCCCGCAGTCAACATGCAAGGGCTCAGAGTGGATCCAGGCAGTACAAGTGCAGCAAATGTGGGAAATCCCTAGGCCACAAATCTGTCCTCATTCACCCCCAGAGATGGCACAATGGACTTAAGAGTTATGTTTGCAGTGGATGTGCAAAATCTGTTAGCTGTAGCTCAGTGTTGATTACCCATCGGGTTCAACCTGGGGAAAGGTTTTATAAGTGTCGTGGCTGTGCAAAATCTTTTCCCTCTATGTCTGCCCTCTGTTATCATCAGAGATCTCACACATTCTTAAGACCATATGAGTGCAGTGATTGCGGGAAATCTTTTACCACTAGTTCTGTCCTCCATGCTCACCAgagagttcacactggagaaaggccttatgagtgcagtgaatgtggCAAGTCCTTTGTCCGAAGGTATAGCCTCAAAGTACACATAAAGGTTCACTCAGGTGAAAGGCCTTATAAGTGTAATGAATGTGAGAAATCTTTTAAGTGGAAGTCAACATTGATTAAACACCAGAAAATTCATACAggagaaaggccttatgagtgCGGTGAATGTGGGAAAACTTTTATCTATAGGACTCACCTCCGTTATCATCACAGAATTCACAGTGGAGAAAGGCCTTACGAATGCAGTGAATGTGGCAAGTCCTTTGTCCGAAGAAACATCCTCAAAGTACACATAAAGGTTCACTCAGGTGAAAAGCCTTATAAGTGTAATGTATGTGGGAAATCTTTGAAGTGTAAGTCAACATTGATTAAACACCagagaattcacacaggagaaaggccttatgagtgcagtgaatgtgggaaaacaTTTGCCACTAGCTCTGTCCTTCATTCTCACCAgagagttcacactggagaaaggccttatgagtgcagtgaatgtgggaaatcttttacCACTAGGTCTGTCCTCCGTGATCATCAGAGAGTTCACACAGGAGAAAGGCCTTAcgagtgcagtgaatgtgggaaatcttttacCGCTAATTCGGCCCTCCATTATCACCACAGAGTTCACAGTGGAGAGAGACCTTATGAATGCAGTGAATGTGGCAAGTCCTTTGTCCGAAGAAATAGCCTGAGTGTGCACCTGAAGGTTCACTCAGGTGAAAAGCCTTATAAGTGTAATGAGTGTGGGAAATCATTGAAGTGTAAGTCAACATTCGTTGAACACCagagaattcacacaggagaCCGGCCTCATGAGTGCCGTGATTGTGGGAAATCTTTTACTTCTAGATCTGCCCTCCGTTCTCACCAgagagttcacactggagaaCGGCCTTATGAGTGCAGTGACTGTGGGAAATCTTTTACCACTACTTCTCACCTTCGTTCTCACAAAAGGGTTCACAATACTGAAAGGCCCTATGAATGCAGTGAATGTGGCAAGTCCTTTTCCCGAAGAAATAGTCTCAATGTACACATCAAGGTTCACTCAGGTGAAAGGCCTTACAAATGTAATGTATGTGGGAAATCTTTGAATTATAAGTCGACGTTCATtcaacatcagagaattcacacaggagaAAAGCCTTATctgtgcagtgaatgtgggaaatcttttagTTATAGCCGCGCCCTCCGGTATCATCGTCAGAGTCACCTTGCAGTAAGTCCTTATGACTGTAGTGATTGTGGGAAATCTTTTACTTGTAGTTCTTATCTCCGTGATCACCAgagagttcacactggagaaCGGCCCTAtaagtgcagtgaatgtgggaagtcTTTCACTTCTCGTTCCCTCCTCCGTTCTCATCAGAGAGTTCACACTGGAAAAAGGCCTTatgagtgcagtgaatgtggCAAGTCCTTCTTCCAAAGAAATACCCTGAATGTACACATAAAGGTTCACTCAGGTGAAAAGCcttataaatgtaatgaatgtgggaaattGTTGAAGTACAAATCGACATTCGTTCAACACCagagaattcacacaggagaaaggccttatgcttgcagtgaatgtgggaagtcTTTTTTCAGTTACGGTGCTCTCAGTTATCATCACAGAGTTCACATTGGGGAAAAACCTTAG